A window of the Fusarium fujikuroi IMI 58289 draft genome, chromosome FFUJ_chr09 genome harbors these coding sequences:
- a CDS encoding probable multidrug resistance protein → MAAPPEPSFNESSANIADEKVDFPSDLEPGEILRPGYQADNTSSDTIADGATRTVNHNVESQHGHYETRSVTTRQGEAKTCKIVCFSTNDPTNPKNWSKARKWTVTLTLSWVCFAVAFASAVITPGIAGVVERFDTSSEVALLTITLFVYGFGIGPLVFSPLSELCGRRIIYVLTFGVAVIFIVPCAVAQNIETLLVCRAIDGIAMSVPVATIGGSLADMWRPEERGIPMTAFSAAPFLGPIMGPMIGGFVYENKGWRWLYWLQLILCGFLFVCLVVLVPETYAPVILEKTAKKLRKQTGDDSYVAEHELAQHTFGEIAQIYLARPLRLLVIEPIVTLFAIYAAILYGLLYMFFVAYPIVFEEGKGYSPGIAGLMFIPISGGIVVGLVGAPFVNAHYNKLRSQHTGHPPPELRLIPMIWGCWLIPIGVFIFAWTSYDNLTWVGPCLAGLPIGIGFVFLYNSFNNYIVDAYQHTAASALAAKTLVRSIWGGSTVLFTTQM, encoded by the exons AGTCGTCTGCCAACATAGCAGATGAAAAAGTCGACTTTCCTAGTGATTT GGAGCCCGGCGAGATACTCCGTCCTGGTTACCAAGCCGACAACACCTCATCCGACACTATCGCCGATGGGGCAACCCGTACAGTCAATCATAACGTGGAATCGCAGCACGGCCACTACGAGACGAGATCAGTAACAACCAGACAAGGCGAAGCTAAAACCTGCAAGATAGTATGCTTCAGCACCAACGATCCTACCAATCCCAAGAACTGGTCCAAGGCGCGAAAGTGGACCGTCACTCTCACTTTGAGCTGGGTATGCTTCGCGGTAGCGTTTGCCTCGGCAGTTATAACTCCAGGCATCGCTGGCGTTGTTGAGCGCTTCGATACGTCGAGCGAAGTTGCTTTACTGACAATCACTCTCTTTGTGTACGGTTTTGGCATTGGGC CTCTTGTCTTTAGTCCCTTGTCAGAACTTTGCGGGAGACGCATCATTTATGTACTGACCTTTGGTGTTGCGGTTATTTTCATAGTTCCGTGTGCCGTGGCTCAGAATATCGAGACGTTGCTGGTGTGCCGGGCCATTGATGGCATTGCTATGAGCGTGCCCGTTGCAACT ATTGGCGGTAGTCTTGCAGACATGTGGCGACCTGAAGAACGCGGAATTCCGATGACAGCGTTCAGTGCTGCCCCTTTCCTGGGACCGATCATGG GCCCGATGATTGGCGGCTTTGTGTACGAGAACAAAGGATGGCGCTGGCTGTACTGGCTACAACTCATTCTCTGCGGTTTCCTGTTTGTGTGTCTCGTCGTCCTTGTCCCCGAAACATATGCCCCTGTCATACTCGAAAAGACAGCCAAGAAGCTGCGGAAGCAGACTGGAGACGATAGTTATGTTGCGGAACACGAACTTGCTCAGCACACGTTTGGGGAAATTGCGCAGATTTATCTCGCCCGGCCTCTTAGGTTGTTAGTGATCGAGCCGATTGTCACGTTGTTCGCCATCTATGCAGCTATACTGTATGGCCTTCTCTACATGTTCTTCGTGGC GTATCCGATCGTCTTTGAAGAGGGCAAAGGCTACTCGCCTGGAATTGCGGGGCTCATGTTTATTCCCATATCAGGAGGCATCGTCGTCGGCCTCGTCGGGGCACCGTTTGTAAACGCTCATTACAACAAACTTCGGTCGCAGCACACCGGTCATCCACCGCCTGAGCTCCGCTTGATTCCGATGATCTGGGGTTGCTGGCTAATCCCAATCGGTGTCTTTATC TTTGCCTGGACTTCGTACGATAACCTAACGTGGGTCGGGCCATGCCTCGCCGGTCTTCCAATCGGCATCGGATTCGTCTTTCTCTACAATTCATTCAACAACTATATCGTAGATGCATATCAGCACACGGCCGCCTCGGCGCTCGCGGCCAAGACACTTGTTCGCTCAATTTGGGGTGGATCGACTGTTCTTTTCACTACGCAGATGTAA
- a CDS encoding related to regulatory protein alcR, whose product MSEPKVRRQNHSCDHCRKSKKACDGYIRNEKPAVSPDATSPTSGSQIYGGSEPGLKSCSYCIRTKKVCSLNPQWGKTRSRSRVSETGSSITSTSNDSSQSKRKRNESPATTTAPSLNAKYCDITAANMLQMLQDSTPGQGLSWNNPFSTDIPSFLSLDQNLDGQSLAMSFSSPESASQTVAKDTIDEGLPELTKQTSHAATDALDNATSYSGSQDFDINNLWDLDFSEINSAPLDTLSSIESPAYGHKAVQVKRRARLPSNDWSGYPNFSPSPFTSDSLIMQTSNRYMITESLLQIYHDVLENNLACWLAEENCPYKLQVVARTSPAPEPKLAAAPGPSRHNPNLPPEWGAAWSNRMYRRVVELDRAAQSARLINLTRSESQAASRVLDLVIMAFTTQWAQGNRRQERFSMGPNDFATEADDLADALNQEFEESLQQSVWEQAKRALQDVVDVESYRVIYAELIFGLTQKPWASDEYQQKSFGSKKGKSGKGIKENAMPEIIEIMSQEGPHIYLERATRKIHALKFRFEASESGFMETSKKHAPRRLTEENRRTIGLLYWLAVMFDTVSSSMNERPVALADEDCQHEDADQILADSMRAAQKSRRGSQRWKMELFIQDDATKPTVGTRWPCSYDDAMQMVAKSAPVKILIYRHLSYLQNALRKRECAQAIEEIIQQTTLLYRYWNMTHGAFFRDLIRHYDTVPPRIRSWFFCIAVPWHLGALMLADVLEFIDKNNYGLDQARQKRLSGNVAARIRKASAIELADLAQVTTPRLFQEAGINAAQLPDYHFAVSEGPLLTEPWTVILIRGFTKACLFHLDMADDFQQHEGDLLGHDSEDFQDSLRRAEYCIRALWCLGKKSEMSRNITKVLVGALQELQI is encoded by the exons ATGTCGGAACCGAAAGTTAGGAGGCAAAACCACTCCTGCGACCACTGCAGGAAGAGTAAGAAGGCGTGCGATGGGTATATTCGCAATGAGAAGCCGGCAGTCTCACCTGATGCAACGTCGCCCACTTCTGGGTCGCAAATCT ATGGAGGATCGGAACCAGGACTCAAGTCCTGCTCGTACTGTATCAGAACCAAGAAGGTTTGCAGTCTGAACCCACAGTGGGGAAAGACTCGATCAAGGTCTCGAGTTAGTGAGACAGGGTCAAGCATCACCAGCACCTCCAACGACAGCTCACAGAGCAAGAGGAAGCGCAATGAGTCTCCCGCCACTACTACTGCCCCTTCACTTAACGCAAAATACTGCGACATCACTGCAGCGAATATGCTGCAGATGCTTCAGGACTCTACACCTGGGCAAGGTCTATCCTGGAACAACCCTTTCAGCACAGACATCCCTTCCTTTCTCTCCCTGGACCAAAACCTCGATGGCCAAAGCCTCGCGATGAGCTTCTCTAGTCCAGAGAGTGCTTCGCAGACTGTTGCAAAAGACACTATTGATGAAGGGCTGCCCGAACTCACAAAGCAGACATCCCATGCTGCAACTGACGCCTTGGACAACGCGACATCCTATTCAGGCTCACAGGACTTTGACATAAATAATCTCTGGGACTTGGACTTCTCAGAAATCAACTCTGCACCACTAGACACGCTTTCATCAATAGAATCTCCGGCCTATGGACACAAAGCTGTTCAGGTGAAACGCAGAGCTCGGTTGCCCTCCAATGACTGGTCAGGATATCCTAACTTCTCACCGTCACCGTTCACTAGCGACTCTCTCATCATGCAAACCTCCAATCGATATATGATCACCGAGAGTCTTCTTCAGATATATCATGACGTCCTGGAGAATAACCTTGCATGCTGGCTAGCGGAGGAGAATTGCCCATATAAGCTACAAGTTGTCGCTCGCACTAGTCCAGCGCCAGAACCCAAACTAGCTGCGGCTCCAGGACCCTCCCGACATAATCCGAATCTTCCGCCAGAATGGGGTGCCGCTTGGTCGAACAGGATGTATCGTCGCGTCGTGGAACTAGATCGAGCCGCTCAGTCAGCGAGGCTGATCAACCTTACACGTTCTGAAAGCCAAGCTGCATCTCGAGTACTAGATCTCGTCATAATGGCTTTCACAACACAATGGGCCCAGGGCAACCGTCGCCAAGAAAGGTTCTCCATGGGGCCGAACGACTTTGCCACTGAAGCAGATGACCTAGCCGACGCTCTGAATCAAGAGTTTGAAGAGAGCTTACAGCAATCGGTATGGGAGCAAGCAAAGAGGGCACTTCAAGACGTGGTTGATGTCGAGTCTTATCGCGTCATCTACGCTGAACTGATATTTGGTCTCACACAAAAGCCCTGGGCTAGCGATGAGTATCAACAGAAATCCTTTGGATCtaagaaaggaaaaagtGGCAAGGGTATCAAAGAGAACGCGATGCCAGAGATTATCGAGATTATGTCTCAGGAAGGACCTCATATCTATTTGGAGCGGGCAACGAGGAAGATTCACGCTCTCAAGTTCAGGTTTGAAGCCAGTGAATCTGGTTTCATGGAGACGAGCAAAAAGCACGCTCCTCGGAGGTTAACTGAGGAGAACAGGCGGACCATCGGCTTACTCTACTGGCTTGCTGTCATGTTTGATACAGTCTCTTCATCGATGAATGAACGGCCAGTTGCACTAGCTGATGAAGACTGTCAACATGAAGATGCAGACCAAATACTGGCAGACAGTATGCGGGCAGCTCAGAAGAGTCGGCGAGGAAGCCAACGATGGAAAATGGAACTGTTTATCCAAGATGATGCAACGAAACCAACAGTCGGAACAAGGTGGCCATGCTCATATGATGATGCGATGCAAATGGTTGCCAAGTCAGCACCTGTTAAGATCCTAATCTATCGACACTTGTCGTATCTTCAAAACGCGCTGCGAAAACGAGAATGTGCCCAGGCAATCGAGGAGATTATTCAGCAAACGACTCTACTATACCGGTACTGGAACATGACCCACGGTGCCTTCTTTCGAGATCTCATCAGACACTATGATACAGTCCCGCCCCGGATTAGAAGCTGGTTCTTCTGCATTGCAGTCCCGTGGCATCTCGGCGCTTTAATGCTCGCAGATGTTCTTGAGTTCATCGACAAGAACAACTACGGTCTTGACCAAGCCCGTCAAAAGCGACTAAGCGGCAACGTCGCAGCCCGAATCCGCAAAGCCAGTGCCATCGAACTCGCCGACCTCGCTCAAGTAACGACACCGCGACTGTTTCAAGAAGCTGGTATAAACGCCGCGCAACTTCCAGATTACCACTTCGCAGTCAGCGAGGGGCCATTGCTGACCGAGCCTTGGACTGTTATCCTTATAAGAGGGTTTACGAAAGCGTGTTTGTTTCATTTGGACATGGCTGATGACTTTCAGCAGCATGAGGGAGATCTTTTGGGTCATGATAGTGAAGATTTTCAGGATAGTTTGAGGAGGGCGGAGTATTGTATAAGGGCGCTTTGGTGTCTGGGGAAGAAATCAGAGATGTCGAGGAATATTACCAAGGTGCTTGTTGGGGCGCTACAAGAGCTACAGATATGA